A region from the Lolium perenne isolate Kyuss_39 chromosome 4, Kyuss_2.0, whole genome shotgun sequence genome encodes:
- the LOC127348989 gene encoding uncharacterized protein — MIHRTKTNGQRATSPVDQDIPLENAYEESWRQNILQNKIIAAKLGILWNGTKSPHPKSLPRFFTRVMCRQKDDSVGQLLKKQLATAHVPNKDSERASDADIGRKEVGFGPIVLASNHLRGRLGSAHLDPPELNIKEKQVTAHVPAKQHCSTDVQSSSDANICRNKTEGCGNGEAKIRRLQKDLDMSGVRFGPPPGSQ; from the exons atgatccaccgaaccaaaacgaacggccaacgcgccacctccccagtcgaccaag atattcccctcgagaatgcctacgaagaatcttggaggcaaaatatcttgcagaataagataattgcagccaagctcggcatactgtggaatgggacaaaatcaccgcaccccaagtcgttgccgagatttttcacccgtgtgatgtgccgccaaaaggacgattccgtggggcagctgctgaagaag cagctagccactgctcatgttcctaacaaagacagtgagcgcgccagtgatgcagacattggtagaaaggaggtgggatttggtcctattgttctagcaagcaatcatttgaggggccgcctaggatcagcacatctggatcctcctgagctcaacattaaggag aagcaagtgactgctcatgtccctgccaagcagcattgtagcacagatgtccagagttccagtgatgcaaacatttgtaggaacaaaacagaaggatgtggcaatggggaagctaagattaggcgtcttcaaaaggacttggat ATGAGCGGTGTGAGATTTGGTCCACCGCCCGGGTCGCAGTAG